A DNA window from Thermosynechococcaceae cyanobacterium Okahandja contains the following coding sequences:
- the ppk1 gene encoding polyphosphate kinase 1, translating to MTSAKSSRRKASDPIDLNAPQYYFNRSLSWLEFNKRVLHEAYDPRTPLLERLKFMAIFSTNLDEFFMVRVAGLQQQVESGILQGGADGMPPAEQLQAVRQVLTPIVTEQHRYFDQELRSLLAKEAIFLKRFPELEPQQQSYLNHYFQAQVFPVLTPLAVDPAHPFPYISSLSLNLAVLIRDPDSGQERLARVKVPNRFPRFIPLPEHLHTSPAHWVGVPLEEIIAHNLHTLFPGMDVQSYFAFRITRSADLELETDKADDLLIAIEQEIRKRRFGSVVRLEVQQGMPPLLKQTLMEEMDLDEIDVYELDGLLCLNDLFSFMSLPLPQYKDVEWQPQVPPSFQRVDERESLFDTSSELTTLGTDYWEATANELFSLIRERDLVVHHPYHSFAATVQRFITLAAHDPQVLAIKMTLYRTSGDSPIVSALIKAAENGKQVAVLVELKARFDEENNILWARKLEKVGVHVVYGVPGLKTHTKTVLVVRQEAGHIRRYVHIGTGNYNPKTAGLYEDLGLFSCREELGADLTELFNVLTGYSRQRDYRQLLVAPVTMRERMMALIQREAEHCRNGLPGRIIAKMNAITDTQVIRALYEASQAGVEIDLIIRGMCCLRPGVPGVSDRIRVISIIGRFLEHSRIFYFANNGQPEYFIGSADWRSRNLDRRVEAITPILEPTIQQELHRLLEIMLADNRQAWELQPDGSYHQRQPNPGEPERGTHAVLMARTLKELQAGSGYQAEGVDS from the coding sequence ATGACATCCGCCAAGTCCAGTCGTCGCAAAGCTTCAGACCCCATCGACCTCAACGCGCCCCAGTACTATTTCAACCGTTCCCTAAGCTGGTTGGAGTTTAACAAGCGCGTGCTGCACGAAGCTTACGATCCGCGGACCCCATTACTGGAGCGGCTGAAGTTCATGGCTATTTTCAGCACCAACCTCGATGAGTTTTTTATGGTGCGGGTGGCGGGTCTGCAACAGCAGGTAGAAAGTGGCATCCTGCAGGGGGGTGCTGATGGGATGCCGCCTGCGGAGCAGCTACAGGCGGTGCGCCAAGTGCTGACGCCCATTGTGACGGAGCAACACCGCTATTTTGATCAAGAGTTGCGATCGCTCCTTGCCAAAGAAGCCATTTTTCTCAAGCGTTTCCCGGAATTAGAGCCCCAGCAACAAAGCTACCTCAACCATTACTTTCAGGCACAGGTGTTTCCGGTGCTCACCCCCCTCGCGGTGGATCCGGCTCACCCCTTTCCCTACATTTCCAGCCTAAGCCTCAATTTGGCCGTACTCATTCGAGACCCCGATTCAGGTCAAGAGCGCCTAGCGCGGGTCAAGGTGCCCAATCGCTTCCCCCGCTTTATTCCCTTACCCGAGCACCTGCATACCTCCCCGGCCCACTGGGTGGGGGTGCCCTTAGAAGAGATTATTGCCCATAATCTCCACACCCTCTTTCCGGGGATGGACGTTCAGTCCTATTTTGCCTTTCGCATTACCCGCAGCGCCGACCTAGAACTGGAAACCGATAAGGCGGATGATTTGCTCATTGCCATTGAGCAGGAAATTCGCAAACGGCGGTTTGGTTCAGTAGTGCGCCTCGAAGTGCAGCAGGGAATGCCGCCGCTGCTCAAGCAAACGCTAATGGAGGAAATGGATCTCGACGAGATTGATGTGTATGAACTTGATGGGCTATTGTGCCTCAACGATCTCTTTTCGTTTATGAGCTTGCCACTGCCCCAGTACAAGGATGTGGAGTGGCAGCCGCAGGTGCCGCCGAGTTTTCAGCGGGTCGATGAGCGGGAATCCTTATTTGACACCAGCAGTGAACTGACAACCTTAGGCACCGACTACTGGGAAGCCACCGCCAATGAGCTATTTAGCTTAATTCGCGAGCGGGATCTGGTGGTGCACCACCCCTACCACTCCTTTGCGGCAACGGTGCAGCGGTTTATTACCCTTGCGGCTCATGACCCCCAAGTGCTGGCCATTAAAATGACCCTCTACCGCACCTCAGGAGACTCCCCCATTGTCAGCGCCCTGATTAAGGCGGCGGAAAATGGCAAACAGGTGGCGGTGCTGGTGGAACTGAAGGCGCGCTTTGATGAGGAGAACAACATCCTCTGGGCACGGAAGCTGGAAAAAGTCGGTGTCCATGTGGTCTATGGGGTGCCCGGTCTCAAGACCCACACCAAAACCGTGTTGGTGGTGCGCCAAGAAGCGGGGCACATTCGCCGTTACGTCCACATTGGCACGGGTAACTACAATCCCAAAACTGCCGGTCTTTACGAGGATCTAGGCTTGTTCTCCTGCCGTGAAGAGTTAGGCGCAGATTTAACGGAACTGTTTAATGTTTTGACGGGTTACTCGCGGCAGCGGGACTATCGTCAACTCCTAGTGGCACCGGTCACAATGCGGGAGCGGATGATGGCGCTCATCCAGCGGGAAGCGGAACACTGCCGCAATGGGCTACCGGGTCGGATCATTGCCAAGATGAATGCCATTACTGATACCCAAGTGATTCGAGCACTGTACGAGGCCTCCCAAGCGGGGGTAGAAATTGATCTGATTATTCGTGGCATGTGTTGCCTACGCCCGGGGGTGCCGGGGGTGAGCGATCGCATCCGGGTGATTAGTATTATTGGCCGGTTTTTGGAGCACTCACGCATCTTCTATTTTGCTAACAATGGTCAGCCAGAGTACTTTATTGGCAGTGCTGACTGGCGATCGCGCAACTTAGATCGGCGGGTGGAGGCCATTACCCCCATTCTGGAACCCACCATTCAGCAGGAATTGCACCGCTTACTAGAAATTATGCTGGCGGACAATCGCCAAGCGTGGGAACTGCAACCCGATGGCAGCTACCACCAACGCCAACCCAACCCGGGTGAGCCGGAGCGGGGCACCCACGCGGTATTGATGGCGCGCACCTTAAAGGAACTGCAAGCCGGCTCTGGGTATCAGGCGGAAGGGGTGGATTCATAG